The following DNA comes from Burkholderia sp. HI2500.
CGTATGCGTCGCCAAAACAATCTGGGATTCTTCAGGCTTAACTGCATTTAGACCTTCCAAAAGCCTACGTTGCCAGGTCAAATGCAAAGACAACTCCGGCTCATCGATTATATAGATGCCAGGAGATTTTGTTATAAAACAAAGATACGTGATAACAATGAGAATTTGCCGCTCACCAGATGAAAGAGCGCTCAGAGAACGAAGCCTATCACCATCCCGATTATAATCATCCCTCTTCCAATACCTCTTATTAACCAAAGAAAATCCAAGCACATTCGTTTTCTCATCGAACTCAAGCCTCTTTCCGCACTCCAGAAAGAACGAATTTAATGTTTTTATATATTTATCAATTTTAGCATAAGCCGATTTTGTATCCTTTTGCTCAATCTCAAATATCTTCAAAAGCTTAGCAATTCTACTTTGCCGACTCTTCAAAACCCCCTCGATTGCCTGCAAACTTTTCTCCGACCTCTCATCTCGCACGATCTTTAAAAGAGCCCTTGAGTCCTTGAAGTATCTCTCAACTTCCAGCAGAAGAGATTCGTCCTTTGGCATCGCAGAGGATCTCTTTACCTCTCTCTCGAGTTGATTTATATTCCTCTCAAATCTCTCAACAGTAAATTCACCAGGAACTGGCTGAAACAGATCATCAGAAAACGAAAGCGAAAAGGAACTCTGATAAGCCTTCGTACGAATTTTCTCCAGATTATTCTTATATTCGGTATAGTGTTGCGTGGTTACTCGCAACACTACATCGAGCGGATCCTCCGCCTTGAGACCCCTCAATGCGGCAGCAGCCCTAACACCCGATTCTTCAATGGAAATATTTCCCGATGCATCAGATGCAGCCAAGGTCCGATCGACGCGAAGAAAGGTCAAGGAGATAGATTCAAAAATCCCTCTAATTGCGGATTCGTCATTTGCAAAATCTACGAATAATGAATTTTGAAGCCAAGCAGCCTCCTGAATTCCGAATGATTTATAGATCCAAGGAACACTACTCGAATTTAAATCCGATTTGATAGGCTTAGGTATATTTATTGATTTAAATTCCTGACCGTCTCTGATGACAGAAACCTTAATCGCAGCACTATCAGATTCAAGAGCAACACTATATCGACTTTCCTCATCAAAAAAACCCAACCGGGCACTTGAAAACTGGGTAGCCAGCAGTCGACCGGTATCAAATCTAACAATATCCGATATCAAAGTTAAAATACTTGTCTTCCCAGACCCATTCATCCCCACGATAACCGTAAGATCGTCATAGAAATCCATTTCCGCATCTATTACTCCGTG
Coding sequences within:
- a CDS encoding AAA family ATPase, which codes for MKINFFSVVGLHGVIDAEMDFYDDLTVIVGMNGSGKTSILTLISDIVRFDTGRLLATQFSSARLGFFDEESRYSVALESDSAAIKVSVIRDGQEFKSINIPKPIKSDLNSSSVPWIYKSFGIQEAAWLQNSLFVDFANDESAIRGIFESISLTFLRVDRTLAASDASGNISIEESGVRAAAALRGLKAEDPLDVVLRVTTQHYTEYKNNLEKIRTKAYQSSFSLSFSDDLFQPVPGEFTVERFERNINQLEREVKRSSAMPKDESLLLEVERYFKDSRALLKIVRDERSEKSLQAIEGVLKSRQSRIAKLLKIFEIEQKDTKSAYAKIDKYIKTLNSFFLECGKRLEFDEKTNVLGFSLVNKRYWKRDDYNRDGDRLRSLSALSSGERQILIVITYLCFITKSPGIYIIDEPELSLHLTWQRRLLEGLNAVKPEESQIVLATHTPEIVGYAPDKLVILNPAYHDDEGGEGVL